A region of the Legionella sp. PATHC035 genome:
GTTTCAACGTGATAACGTTTTGCTGTTTGTTGTGGCGGTGGACTATCGAGTAAATTTCGTGCTGATTTAAGCCCTTCCTGAATGGAGTCCAGGAGTGTACTGTCAATTGAAAGTTGTTCTCGAAGAATCCGATCTTTATATCTCTTAGCCAGAACTTTGTTAAAATGAGTATATTCAGCAATAATATCTGTTAAATCTTCTCGTACTGAGCTGGAACTTTGTAAGTTGTTCTTTAATATATAAAAAAGCCGCATCTCAGCTTGAATAAATTTAATCTTATGGAGCTGAAAGTTCGCGATCAGCAGATGCTCTGAGTGTTCTTTAGTTAAGAGGGAAGGAGGGAGTATTGCGGTGGAATTAATAATTCGTTGAAAACAAGCACTTGCTTTGTTACAAAGATTCAGTAGATTATCAAGGTTTTGGCTATTATTTTTTTTTGCAATTGCATAATGAATGTAGCTGGACGCCATCGTTAATAAAGCCTGGTTATTGTCCAATAAGTCAAAAGCAGATACTTTTTTGTAGAGTTTTCTTAAATAGGAGTTAGGAATCTCCTCAAACAGTCCAATATTTTCAGCCAATAAGTCTAGCTGCGTTGGATCAGCTAAATAATTATCTAAATTGGTTTGTATTTTTTTAAGTATTTTCGTTAATTTAGACATGGGTTCCCTTCGGTAAAATTGATATTATTTAAGGCCAACAGCCCAAGGCTGTGCCACTCATTTTTTATGAAGGGCGAATTATGATGCAGAATGATGAAAAAAACACTATCAAAATGACACTTTTTTTGTGACATTGTTCAGTATATAGAGTTTTGATGCAGGTTGAGTTTTAGAACCCAACCTGTGTCAGCACTACATCCCAGAATAATTAGGCCCACCGCCTCCTTCAGGCGCATGCCAGACAATATTTTGTCGCGGATCTTTGATATCACAGGTTTTACAATGAATGCAATTTTGAGCATTGATTTGTAACCTGGGTCCATTTTCTTCGTCAATGATTTCATATACTCCTGCAGGGCAATAACGACTCTCAGGTGATGCATAAGTTTTTAAATTGACCTCTATTGCCAATTGAGGTTTTTTTAAGACAAGATGGCAGGGCTGATTTTCCTCATGATAGGTGTTGGATAAAAAAACAGATGAAAGCCTATCGAAAGTAAGAACTCCATCAGGTTTAGGGTAGTCAATTTTCTTGGCTTTTCCTGCTGGAATTAAGGTGTTGTAATCAGCATGATTTCTCAAGGTCCATGGAGAATGGCCTTGGGTAATATAAGTTTCCAGTGCGGCATTGAGCAAACCTGGAATCAAGCCGTATTTGAACCCTGGTCTTATGTTACGTACCGAATAAAGCTCTTTATCCAGCCAGGAGCTTTTGATTTTCTGGGGATAGTTGGTAAGTTCAAATGGAGCGGGGTGATCTTGCTGTAATGACTCAAAGCATGCTTCTGCTGCGAGCATACCTGATTGCATTGCTGTATGGATTCCTTTAATTTTAGGCACATTAAGGAACCCCGCTGCATCACCAATTAATGCGCCACCAGGAAAAGTAAGTTTGGGGAGTGATTGCCAGCCCCCTTCAATCAGTGCTCGCGCACCATAGCTGATTCGCTCACCCCCAGTTAATAGCGGTTGTATCAATGGATGTGTTTTAAATCGCTGAAATTCAGCAAAAGGACTCAGCCATGGATTTTTATAATCTAAGCCGACCACAAAACCAATGGCAACACGATGATTAGACAAATGATATAGAAATGAACCACCATAAGTTGCGTGATCCATTGGCCAGCCTACAGTATGGATGACTTTGCCAGGCTTATGTTGTTCTGGTTGGACCTGCCAGATTTCTTTTATACCTAGACCATAAGTTTGGGGGTTGGCTTTATCCCTAAGGTGATAGCGAGACATTAGGCTTTGGCTAAGCTGTCCTCGACATCCTTCGGCGAGCAAAGTTTGTTTCGCAAGTAAATGCATTCCAGGCTGGTAATTATTTGTTTTTTCTTTATTTTTGTCTAGGCCTACACTCCCAGTTGCAACTCCAATCACTTGATTTTGATCATTATAAAGTGCTTGAACGGCAGCAAATCCAGGATAGATCTCACAACCCAGGGATTCTGCCTGTTGCGCGAGAAATATGCAAAGCTCCCCCAGGCTAATAATATAGTTGCCTTCGTTATGCATCGGTTTAGGAGTTGGAAGTTTGTAGGCGTTTTTTTTAGTCAGAAAATAAAAAAAATCTTCAGTTACTGCAGTATCTAGAGGTGCATCTTGCCAAGTTTCTGGAAGAAGCTCTTCAAGACTTCTAGGCTCTAAAACTGCTCCGGAAAGAATATGAGACCCGATTTGAGCTCCTTTTTCTAGAATGCAAACTGATAATTCTTTTTGAGCGGCTAAAGCCAATTGTTTTAGTTTAATCGCGGCAGATAACCCCGCCGGTCCTGCTCCGACGATGATTACATCAAATTCCATGGTTTCGTATTCCACTCGCGCTCCTAACTCTGATTTCAAAAGATAAAATAATCGCTTTTCTATCCTTTAAGATCAAGATTTATATTGAAAATTATGAAATAGGTTTCTAGTCAAGTGCAGGAGGGGAGCCCTGGCTACGGAGTATTAGCCGGGCTTACCATTGTTATTGATAAATGAGAAATGAATCATTGTCTTCACTACAATCAGTTGTTCCGGTAAGCACTGACACAGTTGAGCGAGTAACGAGGGAAACAAGGCTATGAGGGATACTGAGAACAATCAGTAATGCACCGGTGACAGTGCCAAGAAGTGTTAAACCTTCAAGAGCGAGGCTGTTTGCGATGCCTTCTAATGCTGTATTACGATGTTCAGCACTCATCATTATAATTGAGGCCAGTCCATACAATAGGAAGCCTACGAAATAACACGCGGCTATAAGTGCGGTAAATGCCATAAGAGCTGCACCAATTGTAGAAGCTAAAGGATACCAAATCGGTGCCAGTAATTCGCCTGCAAGCTCTTTGCCATTTTGATATGGAGTAAAGAAACCCGGACGTTCTCGGTACTTACTTACCGCTCGTTGCATAATTCCTGAGAGGTAATTTTCATCCTCTGCTTCATCATTTAAATCTAATATTTCGCTTATTTCATACCAGCCCATTAAATTTAACATAAAATCTTCTCGATGATTTATCTTTGCGCAGGGTATCTAATTTTATCAATACAGTCAATGAGTTAAAATCATTCAGCATGTTAGCCTAACTTTTATCCTTGGAGCCAAGAATCATGTTTTAAGCAATGCATTACTTTAGATAAAAGAATCACCGAATCGGGTAAAATAGGCTAAACTGAGGTGTAGAATATTCAAAAGGAGCTGGTGAATGAAAACAGTACTTGGTTTATTACTTCTCAGTTGTTCGATGATGAGCTTTGCAAATGATACCTCTACTATGCAAGTGAATGCGAATAATTCTAATTTTGTGGTGACGTTACCTGCTAATCCAACTACAGGATTTCAATGGAAGGTAGTTAGTTTTGATAAAAATTTATTAATCCTCAGCAACAGTTCTTATGAAAAGCCACAGACTAATCTCATTGGGGCTGGTGGGCAAATGCATTTTACTTTTCAATTGCAGAAAGGGAAAAGTTATCCTGCAAGTACTATGATTGTACTTAAATATGCCCGTTCTTGGGAGCCTAATACTGCCACAGTTAAAAAAATTAAAGTGAATTTTGTAAAAAACTGATAAGAATTAATGATGTTCACTGGACATCCAAATTCCGTCAAAGAGAAATAAAAAGATTAATTTGATCTAATTTTTTTATCTCACAATGCCTCCCAACATTCAAGTGGCAACAAGAGTTTTTGGGGTTTTCTTGGACGAGTTCAGCTCTGTTGAAATTTTTGTATTATTTAATACACTCTTAATTAGAATAGTCCGATTCAGAGTGTTAACTATAATTATCAGACAGTAAGAAAGAGAAATTGGATAATAACAATAATAAGGATGTTCTCTCATGAAAAAAATTATAGTTTGTGGCGCATTGTTTCATTTAAGTTGGGTTCCAATATATGCTGCACAAACTCCAGCTATTCTCTCTGAAAGCATATCTACCAATTTCAAACATCATCCAGGGATAAAAAAAGTAGAGACAACTCACCCAAAAAAGAACACGACAACAAAAAAGCCACAATCAGTTGCAATCAATTGTGATTATCGGATTTCTGGTGACACTCAAAAAATTGATAAAGCCTTGGTTGTAAGCTGGGCCGAATATGCTGTACTCCATTCTTTTGATTTTGATTCTCAGTCTTTTGATACACAGTTGAAGAATTTAAGAGCTTGCTACACTAAAAATGGGTGGACTAGTTTCGTTAATGCATTACACGATTCAAAAAATATTAATTCGATTAAAACTCAAAATCTAATGGTGAGCAGCACCTTAGATGGGGAAGTTCAATTGATTGATACTCAGGAAAATCAATGGCAAATAAATGTACCCATTAAAGTTCTTTATAAAAATGATAAGGAAGAGGTGACGCATTTTCTTAATGTTTACACAATTATCAGCTGGAGAAACGCATTTAAACTCGGCATCGCTCAAATTGTCGCAACACCACGTGCTGCCGCGTTATCTCAAAAGGCAATAACAATAAGAGAAGCAATGAAAGGATTTTCTTTGAGTGTTACTCAGCAAATGGATAATGTTGAAAACATACAAAAAACGGTTGCTGCGTTTCTTACTTCCTTATTCACCAGTGCTCCAATAAAGTCTTTTTCTGAGTTCGATAAAGTGCTAAATCTGCCTGAGTTGTGTCTAAAACCAGTGCAAAATGATGCTCGACCTCTAGTTGAAGTACAAAAAAATCAGGTACCCAATCATAAGAAATCAGTGGAAGCTCAGCCAGTAAATTTAGCTTCTATCGATAAAAATTCTGATGAATTTCTGGGGATAGCAAATCCTTCCAAAGTTAATGGATTTCAATGGGCTCAAAATCAGTTTCTTGCCATTAAATCAGATTTCGTCGATACAAAATTGCCTCAGTTACTCACCTATTTCAAAGAACAAGGTGCAGTTGGATTAAAAGTTGCATTAGAACATTTAGATCAAATCGAAACACTAAAAACTCAAAATTTAGATAGCCAACAGGGAGACACGAAACGCCAACTCGTCGAAAATAAAAAAAATCAATGGAATATTAGTTTCCCCATGCAGCTAGTCGACCAAAATGATAAAAATCAAATGACTCAATTAAATGTAAATTTAACCATAGGCAGAAAAAACAGTGGTGAGCTTGTCGTTTTAAAAACGAATGTTATTCCGAGCGTTAATTCCGCATCATCCAATCATGCTCAAGTTTTGGCATCCAATGCGCATATCTCTTCGATTAATCAACGAGCTGGTTCCATGCAACAGGCTAATAAAATACAACCTGTGCAAGATCTCAAACCTTTGCAAGCCACTCAAGTTCCAAAAATTATCTTGAACACTACTTCTGAACTACTGCAGACTCCAGAAGTAATCAATTGTGATCTCAAAGTTCCGGAGGGAATTACCCAGATCGATGAAGAACTGGTTAAAAAATGGGCGGAAAATGCCGCAATCCAGTCTTTTGATTTTAACTCGGATTCTATAGATACTCAGTTACAGAAATTAAAGTCTTGTTATACAGCAAAAGGTTGGCAGCACTTTAAGAATGCTTTAGATAAATCAGGAAACATTGAGGCTATCAAATCACAAAATCTTAGGATGAGCAGTAAGGTGAGTGGTCAAACAAAAATCATTGCAACTCGGAATAATCAATGGAATATGGAGTTACTTTTACAAGTTGTTTATCAAAACAAACAAATTAAAGTAATTAAATTTTTGACAGTTGATTTAACCATGGAGCGTAAACCCTCTGGGGATTTTGGTATTGCGCGAATTATTGCTACCCTCAATGATCCCGCTAACGCAAATACTGCGGCGACTCCTTTATCCAATAAGAACATTGACCCAGTTCAAAACGCGCAACAAGTTCAAGCGGAACAACAAAAGAAAGCAGACTTTATTGATTGTGATTATAAAGTTCCTGCTGAAACTCCTGAAATCAATGATAACATTATATCGGATTGGGCTCAGTATGCTGTAACAAAATCGTTTAATTTTGACTCCGAGGCCATAGATTTACAATTGAAGAAATTGCAGTCTTGCTATACCGATCAGGCTTGGTATGAGTTTATAAGTTCCTTGGAAAAATCAGGCAACATGAAAACATTCAAAACCAAAAAATTAAGGGCAACAAGCCAAATAGATGGAAAAATACAAATTGTTGAAACTAGAGACAATACATGGACACTAAGCCTTCCTTTAAAGATTAATTATCAATATGAAAATGGGAATGTAATCCAATTACTTAAAATTGATTTAACCATTGGTCGTAAAAACAATGGTGGCCTTGGGATTATCCAACTCAATTCCTCTTTACGGGTCGCTTCAATTCCAAGAAGCATGGAGTTTCTTGCAAATCCTGAGTATGCATTCGGTTAAAAAGTGAGGAAAATGGGGTAGGGGGATGTACATCACTAGTGCAACGGGAGATCTCGTGTTATAAATAAGCTGCTACAGCTTGGATATCTCTCGTTGCACTAGGGATGATGTTGGCTGGTTATGCACCAAGAATCAAATTTTTTTCAATTTAAATGGCAAATATCTTGGTTCCCAAAACATATCTGCTACCAATTTCTCCAAATCTGCGTCATGGTTTTTTTGGGCAAGGCCAGAATCGATTGCACAACGTGCTACAGCCACTGCGATTTCCTTAGCAACAGTCTGGGCATCATCCAGCGAAGGTAATAAAGGTAAATAACTTTCCTTTTTACTTGGTGCAAATTTACATAATGCATGTGCTGCAGCCAGAATCATTTCTTTTGTTAATTTTGTTGCATTAACAGCAAGTACTCCCAAACCTATTCCCGGAAAAACCAATGCATTATTGCATTGGGCAATTTGTACCATGCGATTATGGTATTCAACAGCAGGAAAAGCAGTCCCTGTAGCAATTAATGCCCGTCCCTGACTCCATGTTAAAATATCTGCAGGTTTCGCTTCGCATCGTTCATCAGGATTTGATAATGGAAATATAATAGGGCGTTCACAATTAATCGACATCGTCTCAATGATGTCTTGAGAGAATGCTCCGGGTTGAGCAGAACAACCGATAAGAATAGTCGGTTTAACATGTCTTACAGTATCAGTCAGTGAAGGGTGTTGTTTTTCATTGATAGCCCATGCCTCAATTTCTTTGGCGTTACGAGCATAGCATTTCTGTGCCTCAGTGAGGTCAGGGTCGGTATTGAGCAATAGCCCTTGGCGGTCAATGAGCCAAAAACGCTGATAGGCTTCTTCATGACTGAGTCCTTCGCGAACCATGGCGTCAATAATCTGATCGCTAATCCCTGTTCCTGCCGATCCCGCTCCAAATACCACAATACGCTGTTCATGTAATTTTGAACCGGTTACATCGCATGCCGCCAATAAAGCAGCTAATGTCACTGCACCAGTACCTTGAATATCATCATTAAAGGTACACAGTTGATCTTGAAATTTATCCAAAATGCGTCGGGCATTGCCTCGACCAAAATCCTCCCAGTGTAAAAAGGCATTGGGGAATTGTTTGTGAATTTCATGAACAAAGGTTGAAATGAATTCATCGTATGCTGCTGAATTAATTCGTGGGTGGCGGCAGCCCAGGTACATGGGATCATTAAGAAGCTCTTGGTTGTTTGTACCTGCATCAAGAAAAATTGGCAGAGTACGGGTCGGCTCAATACCGCCACACAAACAATAAACCATCAGTTTGGCAACAGGAATATCCATGCCTCCAATCCCTTGGTCCCCAATTCCCAATACACCTTCTCCATCGGTAACTACGATTACATCAATTTCAGGATTGGAGCGATTTTTTAATATTTCATCGATTTGATTTTTATCTGAGTGAGAAATATACAATCCTCTCGGTTGCCTGTACTCATGACTAAAGCGTTTTACAGCGGTTCCAACTATAGGGGTATATATTACGGGCAGCATTTCACCTAAATGCCGATTGATTAATTTATAGAAAAGGATCTGATTCTTATCATGTAAGTTATTTAGATAAATATTTTGTTGTAACCGTGTGGTATAACTCGAATATTGTAAGTAGGCGCGTTTGACTTGCTCATCCAATGTTTCAACTCGATGAGGAAGCTTACCTAAAAGTCCAAACTCTTTTCTTTCTTCATTAGTAAATGCTGTACCCTTATTTAATTGGGGCGTGGTAAGGAGTGGTTTACCACAAAGAGAAGTTTCAATATATTGTTCTCCTGTTTGCAGATCACGTAGCAATTTAAAATCAAGCATGGTTATCTCTTAAGATGGCGTTAGCAGTTGTCTAATGATAATATCGCTTTTTTGTAGTTTATAATAGGTTGAGTATGAATAAATATTTGGCAGTGCTATTCGTAATTTTAGGAGTGACATCATGTTCGCAAAACAATGAACATTATTACAAATCGCACCCCAATGAATTGCAACAAGCGATAAAGAGTTGTCCACAAAGACAACCACGGGGCTTGACCTGCGACCAACTCGAAGCCCTTGCCAATCGGATGAACCAATTGGCTTATCAATTACAGCTCAGTCCCCAAGGTTTTGGAAAAAAAATACTGGCTTTGCAGGAAACTATAGCAAAGCAGCAGGAACAATTAAAAACTGAGGCTACTAATACCAATTTAGCCGCCGAGTTAACTAAAAACAAAAGTGACTTAACGGATCATTTGGCAGTAGTAAAATGGTTTGAATCACCAACGAGTTAAAAATGAATGTATTGATAAGTAATGATGATGGGGTTTTTGCACCTGGAATTAATGTGCTAGCAAAAGAATTATCAACGTGTGTGAATGTTGAGGTGGTTGCGCCAGATAGAAATCGAAGTGGTGCAAGTAACTCTTTGACCCTGTCTCAACCAATTAAAGTCAAAAAACTAGACAATGGTTATCATAGTGTTGAGGGTA
Encoded here:
- a CDS encoding NAD-dependent malic enzyme, giving the protein MLDFKLLRDLQTGEQYIETSLCGKPLLTTPQLNKGTAFTNEERKEFGLLGKLPHRVETLDEQVKRAYLQYSSYTTRLQQNIYLNNLHDKNQILFYKLINRHLGEMLPVIYTPIVGTAVKRFSHEYRQPRGLYISHSDKNQIDEILKNRSNPEIDVIVVTDGEGVLGIGDQGIGGMDIPVAKLMVYCLCGGIEPTRTLPIFLDAGTNNQELLNDPMYLGCRHPRINSAAYDEFISTFVHEIHKQFPNAFLHWEDFGRGNARRILDKFQDQLCTFNDDIQGTGAVTLAALLAACDVTGSKLHEQRIVVFGAGSAGTGISDQIIDAMVREGLSHEEAYQRFWLIDRQGLLLNTDPDLTEAQKCYARNAKEIEAWAINEKQHPSLTDTVRHVKPTILIGCSAQPGAFSQDIIETMSINCERPIIFPLSNPDERCEAKPADILTWSQGRALIATGTAFPAVEYHNRMVQIAQCNNALVFPGIGLGVLAVNATKLTKEMILAAAHALCKFAPSKKESYLPLLPSLDDAQTVAKEIAVAVARCAIDSGLAQKNHDADLEKLVADMFWEPRYLPFKLKKI
- a CDS encoding DotI/IcmL family type IV secretion protein, which translates into the protein MKKIIVCGALFHLSWVPIYAAQTPAILSESISTNFKHHPGIKKVETTHPKKNTTTKKPQSVAINCDYRISGDTQKIDKALVVSWAEYAVLHSFDFDSQSFDTQLKNLRACYTKNGWTSFVNALHDSKNINSIKTQNLMVSSTLDGEVQLIDTQENQWQINVPIKVLYKNDKEEVTHFLNVYTIISWRNAFKLGIAQIVATPRAAALSQKAITIREAMKGFSLSVTQQMDNVENIQKTVAAFLTSLFTSAPIKSFSEFDKVLNLPELCLKPVQNDARPLVEVQKNQVPNHKKSVEAQPVNLASIDKNSDEFLGIANPSKVNGFQWAQNQFLAIKSDFVDTKLPQLLTYFKEQGAVGLKVALEHLDQIETLKTQNLDSQQGDTKRQLVENKKNQWNISFPMQLVDQNDKNQMTQLNVNLTIGRKNSGELVVLKTNVIPSVNSASSNHAQVLASNAHISSINQRAGSMQQANKIQPVQDLKPLQATQVPKIILNTTSELLQTPEVINCDLKVPEGITQIDEELVKKWAENAAIQSFDFNSDSIDTQLQKLKSCYTAKGWQHFKNALDKSGNIEAIKSQNLRMSSKVSGQTKIIATRNNQWNMELLLQVVYQNKQIKVIKFLTVDLTMERKPSGDFGIARIIATLNDPANANTAATPLSNKNIDPVQNAQQVQAEQQKKADFIDCDYKVPAETPEINDNIISDWAQYAVTKSFNFDSEAIDLQLKKLQSCYTDQAWYEFISSLEKSGNMKTFKTKKLRATSQIDGKIQIVETRDNTWTLSLPLKINYQYENGNVIQLLKIDLTIGRKNNGGLGIIQLNSSLRVASIPRSMEFLANPEYAFG
- a CDS encoding electron transfer flavoprotein-ubiquinone oxidoreductase yields the protein MEYETMEFDVIIVGAGPAGLSAAIKLKQLALAAQKELSVCILEKGAQIGSHILSGAVLEPRSLEELLPETWQDAPLDTAVTEDFFYFLTKKNAYKLPTPKPMHNEGNYIISLGELCIFLAQQAESLGCEIYPGFAAVQALYNDQNQVIGVATGSVGLDKNKEKTNNYQPGMHLLAKQTLLAEGCRGQLSQSLMSRYHLRDKANPQTYGLGIKEIWQVQPEQHKPGKVIHTVGWPMDHATYGGSFLYHLSNHRVAIGFVVGLDYKNPWLSPFAEFQRFKTHPLIQPLLTGGERISYGARALIEGGWQSLPKLTFPGGALIGDAAGFLNVPKIKGIHTAMQSGMLAAEACFESLQQDHPAPFELTNYPQKIKSSWLDKELYSVRNIRPGFKYGLIPGLLNAALETYITQGHSPWTLRNHADYNTLIPAGKAKKIDYPKPDGVLTFDRLSSVFLSNTYHEENQPCHLVLKKPQLAIEVNLKTYASPESRYCPAGVYEIIDEENGPRLQINAQNCIHCKTCDIKDPRQNIVWHAPEGGGGPNYSGM
- a CDS encoding protease inhibitor I42 family protein, whose protein sequence is MKTVLGLLLLSCSMMSFANDTSTMQVNANNSNFVVTLPANPTTGFQWKVVSFDKNLLILSNSSYEKPQTNLIGAGGQMHFTFQLQKGKSYPASTMIVLKYARSWEPNTATVKKIKVNFVKN